GTAGTTGTGGCCTTGGTTGTTACAGCCTTCATTTTTGTAAGCCAAGTGTGATGCTTGGGAGCGGAGAGGTGGTCTATAGGTGTCAAGATTTGACCAAGTTGTCTTCTCTTTGGCAGTTGTTTCGCTCTCTCTCCTCCTCATCAATGCTTATTTGTAAAATCCTTTGAATTCATAGTGTCATGCTAGCCATGTTATGAAATTTTTGTATCAGTCAAAAAACTGGGACAACTGATATTTTTCCACGGTCTGATTGACTGTtaattaagtttttttctttCCGCATATTCTTACCAGCAAACACACACTGGTCACTTTATCTAAGCTGAAACATatacattctaataaacaatgccACTCTTTTAACAATTTTATACTTATTTTCCGAGAATTCCTGTCCATATCTATTTTGCATACACCCCAGAATTTTATCTAGTCCCAAATTTGACACTCTTGGAAAActactttattaatattaataacctAATGAGAATATTTCTCATATAAGCTCTGAGCTCACAAGTTGAGTCATTATGTAAATAATTCTGAGATGAAAACATattgaaataaaatacacaacttaAATATTATGTACCGTATTTAGCATACTTTAAAAGCACAATTTTCCAAcagtattaatgtttttttttgtttttcttcacaagctcctgttaaattttaatttttttctgtggtcAAATAAAGTATAGTTTAATCTATTTGTTTATTCTGTGCTTACAGAGCAATACTTATATAATTCCTTCGCTCTCAGATTCATTTCAAGATAggtcaatttttgttttttatacaaaatatacaagttttaGTGACccctctcaaggtaaatttgaaactgcAAATTAATCTGTATCTGATCTTTTAAGATGAATGAGTTTGGGTTCAGTGggtgattttgaaatttcaaaaaattgtacagcgcactgactccactaaacctcttctcgactgcttatctgacattaaggactggctggctgtaaacttccttcacctgaacgattcaaaaaccgaggtcattgtttttagtcctgaccgcaaacagaccctaccccttggcctcgactttcttcccattccagtaacttcgtctgtttccaatcttggaatcaaaatggatatggtcctgaaaatggatgctcaagtcaacagcacagtaaaatcctgctttttccatctcaggcgaattgccaaactcaaaccaattctgccttaccacctcctggaatcagtaatccatgcattcattacgtcccggctcgactattctaattcctgcctatatggtattagtaaagccactctttctagactccaattggttcaaaatgcggctgcaaggcttttaactggaagcagcagaggccaacacattacaccgattttaaaaaccctacactggctgccggttagcttcagaattgattttaagatactcctcttaacctataaggcactaaatggtctagcccctgcctacttgagtgtcttgctccatcgtcacaatcccccttgtgttcttagatccgaagatcagctgctcctaaccgttcccaaggcacattttaaagttcatggtgaaagggctttttccgtctgtgcacccaggctctggaactccttacctttagtggttaggcaagccacttcagtcgccacattcaaatcacacctaaaaacgcacttcttcacattggcttttaattcttaacctgtcttatttccacttgctttctctgttttattgggtcccctgacctgtttttagtgtctctgttttaattctctcttaatgtttgtttttaatattttgcttttagtcttgcttgttttaactgtacagcgcttcggtcagttgtaatgctgtgtttttaagcgcttaacaaataaaaatggtatggtatggtatggtatttgaGCTATCTCAATGAAACTTAAACAGTGAAGAGTATGTGtgtcaaatttcaacaaaatcagtccactgggagccaagttgttttatacagatagacagacatagcAATTGCAATAGATGGTTTTGCATAATATGCAAACACACTAAAAAACAAATAGGTATGTGTGCTTATTCATACTGTGACATCAAagagatatctctctattatataaaaaaatcttgcaacaAGATGAGACTTTATCAGAGTGacgagacgagacattttcagagagataatttcaagtcccgtgagaggagactttgtgccaagagatgaattgaaaacctaataGGTCCAAGCGGGggtggaaataaaacacaaagagtagaagaggaaaagacaaagagtagaagacgaagtagaacattttaaagaggttcaaaaatgatggcgcgatacacatgcagagcaaattagagattatgaaagtactaaaattcgaaactctcaaaaaactgatagtcaagatcgcattagcactaacaaacggaaattattacttggtgaaataacagaacagcaaaaagagatcgaatatatggacatggtgatatgacagaagtatgtagatattgttcggctttaaagtttaagtcggagacttgtaaatagtcgtgttgccatcagggaaaagtagtgtttcttcccaatgaagcgagaaataaaagatttgttatttggtgaaagtgaaatccacaaacactacaggcaaaatatctgaatctacaataatctgtttgcgttagcatcattcaatgctcaaaatgtagatttacatggTTCAGGACCATGCTCTATGAGactctgtggtcccgcaacaattaaagctactataagtttaatttcaaagaaaccacaattcggtggttagaatcgaaagagttaaatgattggacgtattagaaattctacagtcaATAATgtatacaaatccatacgtccaaaagtatctcactttacatgaaatttatctgaaaaacacggtaaaagaagttttcttggatttctatatgaatcctaaagatcacgctcgcatatataataaaccaacaagtGACAAATTGTCAGTGACAATAGTTttgaaagatggagatatcaaagacagagttgatattcatgtttatccaaaagcacagcacaattcgttgcaagcggcagatccgggaaatgactaaCACGTAGGAACTGCTTgggtgttggcgagcgaagcgagcagggggcacagccccctagtttactgtatattcagaGAGTGCTGCTTGCATGGAAGAGCAATgtagtattaataatttttatacatgataataataacaatgtagTAGGAAACCAAAAATAATACTCACCCATCTGAGAGGAAGAAGCAGTGCCATGTGCTAGATATATCTTGTTCTGAATTGATTGTTCTTTCAATCCCAAATACCTCAACCATATTGTTTCCAATCATTTGGTTCCTAGTGCCCAGTTCCCTCtaacatacccaaaaataaaacaaattatttaataatagtttattttttatatttaatggtTTAGATATGCAAAAATCATTATATCACAATTTCCTACTAAAGTATGCAAACAACAGATGTTTATATTATACAGCATGTCACATTGTAAACACCAACTTACAAATGCATTTAAGAAAAAGTGGTTCTATCCATGCATTGctaaaaaactaaatataaaacaaaacttaCATAAGAAGATGAGCAGAGATGGGTTTCAGGATCAAAGGCAAGAAAAAGCATGTCCGTAGGAACAGTCTGTCTTTTAGCAAGAACCCTTAAAATTAGTAGATTAGAGGCCTCCGACACAAATCCCTCCATAGAGTTCCATGGAAATGTGAAAACGTGTCTCATAACCTTCTAAAGGACATCAAACACAGATGATTACATTTCAGACAGGAGACTGAGAAATGATTCGCTTAATATTCTATTCTTCTCAAGGCTAATTTATGCATAGCATTTGGCAGgtgcaaatatgtaaaatattcaaactgtaaaagtatctctctattataaaaaaaaaaatcttgagagggAGACTAGGgaaacgagacgtgatcttttcggAAGACAATCTGatgtcccgcaagagacactttaacaaggcagtgagacaacatttaaaacaagttcatcgacatctaacctagcagttgttgaaatgcttttggcaggcaccttcatgtgctcccagctcttaaaaaaacgacaagcagaacacacagcttgccagcagcagctgcagcaagtcATCAGATGATCCGagagcatctccttagcgtgtgttcagaacCCCCAACCCCCTTCagaacatgagcggcagagacgcgaagtggcaaaaggacagctactgtacagacttttaaatgattgacgcacagCGCGACAAACAGagcaggcagctcgccagcagcagcagaaagacagcagatgatccgaaggcatctccttagcatgtgttcagccacccCCCTTTCACAAAGcaagcagtgttatacgtcctgcgagaaagagatttaaccacgcccagggccggaaataaaggataaGTATTGTATTTTTCTCCTGGTACTTTGATTAACTGGTGCTTCTAAAGTGAACCTGTGTAGCCCATAATGTTTAGGTCTGGTTTGTGCCTAGTAATACACTGCTATGCTTAATCCCCTCACAACACTGACCTAAATTAAGCAAGCATTATAAATGATAGATGGATGGTATACATGTGAGTGGATGTCCATATGTCAAGCAGCTGGCAAAGACAAATGTCCTACATAAGACCTACTTGGAAAAGTGAACACCACACTGGTCCACATGCAAGTGTGAGAGTCCTGGGATCACTAGGGAGTGGAACATAGTGTGTGTGATCAGTTCCTTGGAATGGCAACAGGCAGGAGCATTGGTAATAGTGAGACAGAGGGCCTGTCTGAGCAGAAATGATAGAGatcacgctatatcctaactacagggtcacaggggtctgctggcgccaatctcaaccaacacagggcgcaaggcaggaaacatacctcATATTGTCTAGATGAGATACAACTAGTATATGTCACTTATGCATACaagtacaaaatattttcaaaaatatgtgtTAGTTTGCATGTTACATAGATTgtcatatattttaatttgatatttataATCACAAAGACCTTTATTAGTAATTCAGTTCTCAGTTCTTGTGGTTAGTTACAGAAAACACTGCAAAGTGCTTCTAGTCCCATGAAACGTTTTAATTGTTCATGTATTTTTAAACTTACTTCTCCTTCAGTGATAATTTTGTTCACAACCAACTGATCATCCTGCTTCACCATATAGGATTTTCTGTCTAAAGGATGGTCCTTAAGCTACAATAATAAAATCATGACAAACACAAGAATTATTTCAAGTTGAATATTTAAGAGGAAAACTTTCTCAGCAGTAAtatgctgctctttttgttaaacaATACAGTGTAATAAGGTGAAATAATAAAGCTGGTTAGAGTGTATGCTTATTTGTGCTTATACAGACATATCTAAATAATAtttgagttttgatttttaaaataatatggaaATTCTAAATTTGATTAAGAAAATACTACTAATAgaataaaacaattatattcaaatTCATATTTAGGATTTGTGCCATTCAATCATCTCTTATATATTAAGTAACTTATAACATAAGTCTAACTTAATTGTGATGCATTaattatgattttaatttaaaacaatcgAAACATACACAATAGAAGCAACAAATTGTCTGCATAGTTGCAACTTACAGAACTAATGATAAAATTGCAAATCTGTCTGCACATCATATAGTGTTAAGAGGAGTGTTGTAGCAAGCCATTAAAGAACTAACTTTTCCATagtattatttaaatgtataacaTTTTAATTAACTGTGCAAAGGTATAAATGCTTAGAACatactttttatctgaaaataaatatttgttataaaGATAACACAGTACCTTCACATATTCATGGTGATGTTGTTCTAGTGTTTCAAGCTTCTTAGAAACATAGGCTGAAGGAGgtacacaaaaatattattttatatatagagatatgtgGTATATTTTATAGTTTGGAAAGAAATATTAGAtcttactgtaaaaaaatgtttacacttcatttcttttttcaggTTGTTGACATCACAAAGTTATATTGTGATTTTCCATGTTCACCATTTTTATACAAAGTATAACAAGCAtaggtttgtatttatttttagatgtGTTTGTACAAACATTCATCAAAGCAATTAGCATTGTTTCCTTCCCAGTATatcatgtattttcttttttttttaaaccaatgaAACAAATCCTTTCACTTTACTGCCACAGAGTACATTAACTTAGCTATAATATAGAAAAAGCTACTGTCAACAAATACTAGAAATGTATATTACTTGTTTACAACATTCACTGATAATATGAACAGATTTGCAGaaagaacacattttcaaactCACAATTTAAGATGTGTTAACTGTGAATGACCAATATATGAAAAGTGATTAAGTATTAAGCATTTCACcacattttaaactgtaaataaacaaaaaacagccaATGATGCCTTATACTTGCATGGTGATCTACTTAAGTTTATTTGGTAGGCTGTACGGTATGAAGCAGTTTTCCTGTAGTTTTTTGTACTATGCAGAAGTACCTGAAGTTCATAAATTTACAGGTTTGTTCTGCTCTGATCTGGTGTATGTTCACAAGAAATTCATGTTAACTAACTCATGTGGCTGAACTGAGTAATTTTAATATAGATGCATATATGAACAACATGGAAAATAAGTACGGTATTAGTATTATTCTGGAAAAACAGTGATTTTACATGGGAATCTACTTTTATTACCAAATATAATGGCAAAACAGTGTAGAGGGAATTTACCAGTAATAGACGTTCCGCAAGGAATATCATCAATAGATCCATGGCTGTTCGCATGAATCAGAAAACACTCTTCATCATGATAGTATCCTTGCTGAATAGTAATGGTGAATTCTCCAAGTTCTCTTCCTGTATCTGACACTGTTACCAAAGAATCCGCAAACAGAGACAGCTGTAGCTCTTCTGCCACtgatcaaaaagaaaatataattgctTTAAATTATAATGTATTAACCATTTACATTGTACTCTAAAGTGTTCCATTAATTCATTTCCTcatgaaaaacattaatttagcAAAACAGACACTGGGCTTTAGCATACTAAACAACAGTTTATAAAGCCTCAGACTTCTGAGAATGTGATTACCCGTTTACTTGCATACTGAAAAGCAAGGCCCTAAAAAATAGCAAATGGCCCTAAAATGGCTAGTATAGAATTTACTTCTTTGAATCATATTTATGaaacataaaatcacatttttatttctaactCTTTTCagtgagaagtaaagcaaaataacaccatttattggctaactaaaaagattacaatatgcaagctttcgaggcaactctggccccttcttcaggcaagatggaatgAGAAAATAAGGAATGCAAAGCAAGATGAAGCTAGCATTACAAGTGCAGTTCCTTTCTGCAACAGCTGCTACTTACTAGACTGCCATATGAACTGAAAACACTAGGCCAGCATTAACCCTTACATTTACCACTGAATGCAAATCAGCTAAATGCTCTATAAATTGTGCATTGGAAACAATCAAAGGATGTTTGCTTAAGATGTACTGTTTCTAAAAAGCAGAAAACTACAGTTAGACTTAAAGCAAATAGAAAAACTTAGAAGAGGGAGCTACAGAGGGCATTGTAAACTTAAACTCTAGCAGAAGGAGATgaatggaatagatagatagatagatagatagatagatagatagatagatagatagatagatagatagatagatagatagatagatagatagatagatagatagat
This region of Erpetoichthys calabaricus chromosome 8, fErpCal1.3, whole genome shotgun sequence genomic DNA includes:
- the LOC114655470 gene encoding ciliogenesis-associated TTC17-interacting protein, with the protein product MAEPNDNEGPKASTEAIQFLTSILAEELQLSLFADSLVTVSDTGRELGEFTITIQQGYYHDEECFLIHANSHGSIDDIPCGTSITAYVSKKLETLEQHHHEYVKLKDHPLDRKSYMVKQDDQLVVNKIITEGEKVMRHVFTFPWNSMEGFVSEASNLLILRVLAKRQTVPTDMLFLAFDPETHLCSSSYRELGTRNQMIGNNMVEVFGIERTINSEQDISSTWHCFFLSDGHLASRVQVGSPVTMKLLVLPSLIQKDEENDKPAFEKKPLVWEEDVQLYSRFLDRKEELKASHAVYLRHHPELKALMADFLQFLLLRKPADIFIFAADYFAPFSSQKYPELSDKSSRIASTVTENAQEL